The DNA sequence ATAATGGTGTCACTGTAGCCTGCAGCACCCAAAACACTCTTATAATTACCAGGATTAGCATAATGAACATCAGCAAAAACAACACCACTACAAAAAGAAAACACCAACACAAAAAACAACACTGATGCAATACAAAACCTAAAATTCATAATACAATAATAATAAATTATTCAATAAATACTTAACGGTAACAACTTCACCATACCCACAAAAACCCTAATGAAAAATAAAAAAAATCAAAAATAAAATAAAAAAAATTTACTCTAAAACAGTGTGCCTGGCCTTCAAATCATCTTCAGTTTTTCCCATCTTATTCATAAGCTCGGCGATAACCCCTTCTAGGAATATAAGGGTTGAAACTTCAAATAATGTTCCAAGTGGAGCTAATGGCTGGTGTTTTCCGTTTATTTGCCGTTTTATGTAATCTTTTTCTGAATCAATTTTGGTTCTGCCTTTAACATGTATGATCAAATCAGATAAATCTCCAAGTGTGGAATCATCATAAGATGTAACTGCAATTATCTTTGCATTTCTTTGTCTACTTATTTTAGCTGTGCTTATAATGAAACTGGTCTCTCCAGACCCTGAAATTGCAAGTAAACAGTCGTCAGGATTAATAGCGGGTGTAATGGTCTCTCCAACCACATATACATTTATACCAAGGTGCATAAGTCTCATGGCAAAAGCTCGCGCCACAAGC is a window from the Methanobacterium sp. genome containing:
- the hxlB gene encoding 6-phospho-3-hexuloisomerase, producing the protein MIINDAIDEIVDNIKDVSSEIDDERIMEMLDMLISANNVFIIGLGRSGLVARAFAMRLMHLGINVYVVGETITPAINPDDCLLAISGSGETSFIISTAKISRQRNAKIIAVTSYDDSTLGDLSDLIIHVKGRTKIDSEKDYIKRQINGKHQPLAPLGTLFEVSTLIFLEGVIAELMNKMGKTEDDLKARHTVLE